A genomic stretch from Lathyrus oleraceus cultivar Zhongwan6 chromosome 2, CAAS_Psat_ZW6_1.0, whole genome shotgun sequence includes:
- the LOC127121590 gene encoding putative 12-oxophytodienoate reductase 11, giving the protein MKSYILRKKRPKKKVVIQPSFKQEMELGGALSVDPIPLLTPYKMGKFNLSHRVVLAPLTRQRFYQNAPQPHTCLYYSQRTSQGGFLIAESTGVSETSLGYPNTPGIWRKDQVETWKPIVDAVHSKDGIFFCQIWHCGRASNSGCQSNGQGPISSTNKSLKPQTRSNGIDIAKFAPPRRLRTDEIPRIVNDFRLAARNAIQAGFDGVEIHGAHGYLIEQFMKDKVNDRTDKYGGTIENRCRFALEIVEAVVDEIGADRVGIRLSPFAEYGECGDSNPELLGVYMVNALNRFNILYCHVVEPRMKTITGKVECPRSLLPMRKAFNGTFIVAGGYSRQDGNDAIAENRADLVAYGRLFIANPDLPKRFALNAPLSQYDRETFYTSDPVLGYTDYPFLG; this is encoded by the exons ATGAAGTCTTACATATTGAGGAAGAAGAGACCCAAAAAAAAAGTTGTAATACAGCCAAGTTTCAAGCAAGAAATGGAATTGGGTGGTGCTTTGAGTGTTGATCCCATTCCACTTCTTACTCCTTATAAGATGGGAAAATTCAATCTATCTCATAG AGTAGTTTTGGCACCATTGACAAGACAAAGATTCTACCAGAATGCTCCTCAACCACATACTTGTCTATATTACTCTCAAAGAACTTCTCAAGGAGGTTTTCTCATTGCTGAATCTACTGGTGTCTCTGAAACCTCTCTAGG GTATCCAAACACACCAGGCATTTGGAGAAAAGATCAAGTGGAAACTTGGAAACCTATTGTGGATGCTGTTCATTCCAAAGATGGTATTTTCTTTTGTCAGATTTGGCATTGTGGAAGGGCTTCCAATTCAG GTTGTCAATCAAATGGCCAGGGACCAATATCTTCTACTAACAAGTCACTCAAACCACAAACTCGAAGCAATGGCATCGATATAGCAAAGTTCGCGCCACCAAGACGGCTAAGGACTGATGAAATCCCTCGCATCGTCAATGATTTTAGACTTGCTGCAAGGAATGCTATTCAAGCTG GTTTTGACGGGGTTGAGATCCATGGAGCTCATGGCTACTTAATTGAGCAGTTTATGAAAGATAAAGTGAATGACAGAACTGATAAGTACGGTGGAACCATCGAGAATCGCTGTCGATTCGCTTTGGAAATCGTTGAAGCTGTTGTGGATGAGATTGGTGCAGATAGAGTTGGAATCAGATTATCGCCTTTCGCAGAATATGGAGAATGTGGAGATTCAAATCCTGAATTACTAGGAGTTTATATGGTTAATGCCCTCAACAGATTCAATATTCTTTACTGTCACGTAGTGGAACCAAGAATGAAGACTATTACTGGAAAAGTCGAATGTCCTCGAAGCCTGCTACCAATGAGAAAGGCCTTCAATGGTACTTTTATAGTCGCGGGAGGGTACTCGCGACAAGACGGGAACGATGCTATAGCTGAGAATAGAGCGGATCTTGTTGCTTATGGTCGTTTGTTCATAGCAAATCCGGATTTACCGAAGAGATTCGCGCTCAATGCACCTCTCAGTCAGTATGATCGCGAGACGTTCTATACATCCGATCCGGTTCTTGGTTATACAGATTATCCATTTCTTGGTTAA
- the LOC127120875 gene encoding cell division cycle 20.2, cofactor of APC complex — MDAGSLSSPAIKSRSRCPLQEQFLQRKSSRENLDRFIPNRSAMDFDYAHYMLTEGAKGKENPVACSPSREAYRKQLAESLNMNRTRILAFKNKPPTPVDLIPHEISSSNHQQDKSAKPKRIIPQTSERTLDAPDLVDDYYLNLLDWGSANVLAIALGNTVYLWDASNGSTSELMTVDDEDGPVTSVSWAPDGRHIAVGLNNSEVQLWDTASDKQLRTLRGGHRQRVGSLAWNNHILTTGGMDGRILNNDVRIRSPIVETYRGHEQEVCGLKWSASGQQLASGGNDNLLYIWDRGTASSSSPTQWLHRLEDHTSAVKALAWCPFQGNLLATGGGSGDRSIKFWNTHTGACLNSVDTGSQVCSLLWNKNERELLSSHGFTQNQLTLWKYPSMVKMAELNGHTSRVLYMAQSPDGCTVATAAADETLRFWNAFGTPEVVAKAAPKAREPFSHLSRIR, encoded by the exons ATGGATGCAGGATCTTTGAGTTCTCCAGCAATCAAGTCCCGATCACGCTGTCCTCTTCAAGAACAATTTCTTCAGAGAAAAAGTTCTCGAGAGAAT TTGGACAGATTCATACCGAATAGATCAGCGATGGATTTCGATTATGCTCATTACATGTTGACAGAAGGGGCTAAAGGTAAGGAAAATCCAGTCGCGTGCTCCCCTTCTAGAGAGGCTTACAGGAAGCAACTTGCAGAATCCTTAAACATGAACAGAACCAGAATACTAGCTTTCAAGAACAAGCCACCTACGCCAGTTGATTTGATCCCTCATGAGATTTCTTCATCAAATCATCAACAAGATAAATCCGCCAAGCCTAAGCGAATTATTCCTCAG ACTTCTGAGAGGACATTAGATGCACCAGACCTTGTGGATGACTATTACCTCAATTTATTGGATTGGGGAAGTGCCAATGTTCTTGCAATAGCACTTGGAAACACGGTGTATTTGTGGGATGCATCAAACGGTTCCACTTCAGAACTCATGACTGTGGATGATGAAGATGGCCCTGTCACATCTGTAAGTTGGGCTCCTGATGGGCGTCACATTGCTGTTGGTTTGAACAACTCCGAAGTGCAGCTATGGGATACAGCTTCAGATAAGCAG TTGAGAACATTGAGAGGTGGACATAGGCAGAGAGTTGGGTCATTGGCATGGAACAATCACATACTCACAACTGGAGGAATGGATGGTAGAATTCTAAACAATGATGTAAGGATACGATCACCCATTGTTGAAACATACAGAGGGCATGAACAAGAAGTTTGTGGGTTGAAATGGTCGGCTTCTGGTCAACAATTAGCCAGTGGAGGGAATGATAATCTACTTTATATATGGGACAGAGGCACAGCATCTTCTAGCTCACCAACACAGTGGCTTCACAGGCTTGAAGATCATACATCTGCAGTCAAGGCACTTGCTTGGTGTCCTTTCCAAGGGAATTTGCTAGCTACTGGTGGAGGCAGTGGCGACAGAAGCATCAAGTTTTGGAATACACATACAGGTGCATGCTTGAATTCAGTTGACACTGGGTCTCAGGTGTGTTCCCTGTTGTGGAACAAGAATGAAAGGGAGTTACTCAGCTCCCATGGTTTTACACAGAATCAGCTGACACTTTGGAAATATCCTTCCATGGTGAAGATGGCAGAGCTGAATGGTCACACTTCAAGAGTTCTTTATATGGCACAGAGCCCAGATGGTTGCACAGTGGCAACAGCTGCTGCGGATGAAACATTGAGGTTTTGGAATGCTTTTGGCACTCCAGAAGTAGTTGCCAAAGCTGCACCAAAAGCTAGAGAGCCATTTTCACATCTGAGCCGTATTCGATAA